In Sporosarcina psychrophila, a genomic segment contains:
- a CDS encoding CoA-acylating methylmalonate-semialdehyde dehydrogenase, with amino-acid sequence MVTNTEVKELGHFINGEIVAGTSGHFSDVFNPSLGAVIARVPIATKEEVQSAIATAKAAFPAWRALSIGKRVEIVMKFRQLMTARIDTLIDIICIESGKTIEDAKGEITRGLESVDLAINAPHLLKGEYSVNVGGNINAYSVKAPLGVVAAISPFNFPVMVPLAITTMAVAVGNSVILKPSERVPCSALFLSELWKEAGLPDGVWTVINGDKDAVNELLENPAVEAISFVGSTAVADYIYTTGSKYGKRVTALGGGKNNMIVMPDADLEQVANAFLGAAYGAASQRCMAISTIIPVGEETANKLVKVLADKIAKLKVGPYTDSDVDFGPVITKQSKDAIIGFIDRSLEEGATLVCDGRNPDIAKNSNGFYLGPTLLDNVKPGMEIYEQEVFGPARNVVRVDTLEQAIDLINAHELGNGVTVFTNNGAAARKFITEIDVGMVGVNVPIPIPVGYHNFGGWKRSRFGEGHMFGPDQARFFTKTKTISEKWFEENSESASTFAFPSNND; translated from the coding sequence ATGGTAACAAATACAGAGGTAAAAGAACTAGGGCATTTTATTAATGGTGAAATCGTTGCAGGCACAAGTGGTCACTTCTCAGATGTTTTCAATCCGAGTTTAGGGGCAGTGATTGCACGCGTCCCTATTGCAACGAAAGAGGAAGTGCAAAGCGCAATTGCAACAGCTAAAGCAGCCTTTCCGGCATGGCGCGCCCTATCGATTGGCAAACGCGTTGAAATTGTCATGAAGTTTCGTCAATTGATGACCGCACGTATCGATACGCTCATCGACATCATTTGTATCGAAAGCGGGAAAACAATCGAGGATGCCAAGGGTGAAATCACACGTGGTTTAGAATCCGTCGACTTAGCCATCAATGCCCCTCACCTATTAAAAGGTGAGTACTCCGTCAATGTTGGTGGGAATATTAATGCTTATTCCGTAAAAGCACCACTTGGCGTTGTTGCAGCGATTTCCCCATTCAACTTTCCAGTGATGGTGCCACTTGCCATTACAACTATGGCGGTCGCAGTCGGCAATTCCGTCATTTTAAAGCCGTCCGAGCGCGTGCCCTGCTCCGCATTATTTTTATCGGAACTGTGGAAAGAAGCGGGTTTACCCGATGGTGTTTGGACAGTCATCAATGGCGACAAGGATGCGGTCAACGAGCTATTAGAAAACCCTGCTGTTGAAGCCATTTCGTTTGTCGGCTCCACAGCTGTCGCTGATTATATTTACACAACCGGTTCAAAATACGGCAAGCGCGTTACGGCATTAGGTGGCGGTAAAAACAATATGATTGTCATGCCAGATGCAGATTTAGAACAGGTCGCAAACGCATTTTTAGGCGCGGCCTATGGTGCCGCTTCCCAACGCTGTATGGCCATTTCCACAATCATTCCCGTCGGCGAAGAAACAGCGAATAAACTCGTCAAAGTATTGGCTGATAAAATCGCAAAATTAAAAGTAGGGCCATACACAGATTCAGACGTTGATTTTGGGCCTGTTATTACAAAGCAATCAAAGGACGCGATCATTGGCTTTATCGACCGTAGCCTAGAAGAAGGTGCTACACTCGTATGCGATGGTCGCAATCCAGACATCGCTAAAAATTCCAATGGCTTCTATCTAGGTCCTACCTTATTAGATAACGTCAAACCTGGCATGGAGATTTATGAGCAAGAGGTATTTGGACCTGCTCGTAATGTCGTTCGGGTAGATACATTAGAGCAAGCAATCGACTTAATCAATGCACATGAGCTCGGTAACGGTGTCACAGTTTTCACAAATAACGGAGCAGCCGCTCGCAAATTTATAACGGAGATTGACGTCGGCATGGTTGGGGTAAACGTGCCAATTCCAATTCCTGTTGGTTATCATAACTTTGGCGGTTGGAAACGCTCGAGATTCGGTGAGGGGCATATGTTTGGGCCTGACCAAGCCCGCTTCTTCACCAAGACTAAAACCATTTCAGAAAAGTGGTTTGAAGAGAACAGTGAATCCGCGTCAACATTTGCTTTTCCAAGTAACAACGACTGA
- a CDS encoding MFS transporter, with amino-acid sequence MRKKDSLGLAHYVDSIEAQQKLYKRSLFVVVMSQIFGGAGLAAGITVGALIARDMLGTASFAGLPAALFTLGSALAAFLVGRISQRFGRRYGLSLGFITGGIGAIGVIFATTMDNVLLLFISLFVYGAGTSTNLQARYAGTDLASDKQRATAISIAMVSTTIGAVAGPNLVTPMGNFAMTLGIPALAGPFILAAAAYLVAGLTLFFYLRPDPFLVARAIAVKQEKQVNSNTTTVNKTRQSKVNRIGIFVGAMVLVLSHLVMVAIMTMTPIHMQNHGSGLTVVGLVISLHIAAMYLPSLGTGLLVDKFGRTVMVIASGVTLSIAGLLAAFSPGDSLVWLTIALIVLGLGWNFGLISGTAIIIDSTDMTTRAKTQGSVDVWVALAGTAGSILSGIIVAYSSYAVLGFLGMYLSLLLIPLIVWKRFKEKKEHHKTK; translated from the coding sequence ATGAGAAAAAAAGACTCGTTAGGGCTAGCGCACTATGTAGATTCAATTGAAGCACAACAAAAGCTATATAAGCGGTCGCTATTTGTTGTCGTGATGTCCCAGATTTTTGGTGGGGCGGGACTTGCAGCTGGGATTACTGTGGGGGCATTAATTGCTAGGGATATGTTAGGAACTGCAAGCTTTGCAGGGTTGCCGGCTGCATTGTTTACACTTGGATCTGCGCTTGCAGCGTTCTTAGTGGGCAGGATTTCGCAGCGTTTTGGTCGTCGGTACGGATTGTCACTTGGGTTCATCACAGGTGGAATCGGTGCGATAGGTGTCATCTTCGCAACGACTATGGACAATGTGTTGTTATTATTTATTTCGCTATTTGTTTATGGTGCAGGGACTTCGACGAATCTACAGGCGCGTTACGCCGGAACAGATTTGGCTAGTGACAAGCAGCGTGCGACTGCCATTAGTATCGCGATGGTTTCAACTACGATAGGTGCGGTGGCGGGACCTAATTTAGTGACACCGATGGGGAACTTCGCAATGACGCTAGGTATACCAGCTTTAGCGGGGCCATTCATATTAGCAGCGGCGGCGTATCTCGTAGCTGGACTAACGTTGTTCTTCTATTTGCGTCCTGATCCATTTCTAGTTGCAAGAGCAATTGCGGTAAAGCAGGAAAAACAAGTTAATTCAAATACTACAACAGTAAATAAAACACGACAGAGTAAAGTAAACCGAATCGGTATTTTTGTCGGTGCGATGGTTCTCGTCTTGTCTCATCTCGTCATGGTTGCGATCATGACAATGACCCCAATCCATATGCAAAACCATGGATCTGGACTGACGGTCGTTGGATTGGTGATCAGTCTACATATTGCGGCGATGTATTTGCCATCGCTTGGTACAGGTCTATTAGTCGATAAATTCGGTCGTACAGTAATGGTCATTGCTTCGGGTGTCACGTTATCAATTGCGGGATTACTAGCAGCCTTTTCTCCAGGTGATTCCCTCGTCTGGTTGACGATTGCACTAATAGTGCTAGGCCTTGGATGGAATTTTGGCTTAATCAGCGGAACAGCAATCATCATTGATTCAACTGATATGACAACACGTGCAAAAACACAAGGTTCTGTTGATGTGTGGGTTGCTTTAGCTGGAACAGCAGGCAGTATATTGTCAGGAATCATTGTTGCCTACTCAAGCTATGCTGTTTTAGGCTTTCTCGGCATGTACCTTTCGTTACTTTTGATACCACTTATTGTTTGGAAACGGTTTAAAGAGAAAAAAGAACATCACAAAACTAAATGA
- a CDS encoding universal stress protein → MKIAVAIDGSENALGAAKHAITIVRYLPDAQLEVIYVSDYNKAKDERLLSQSPESLTLKREQKMHPILELAKDVGVKTKTTMLKGNPSQEIIKYVNSEGIDQLVIGSRGLNTFQEMIIGSVSHKVMKHVNCPITIVK, encoded by the coding sequence ATGAAGATTGCTGTAGCAATTGATGGGTCAGAAAATGCTTTAGGTGCAGCAAAACATGCTATTACGATCGTCCGTTACTTACCTGATGCGCAGTTAGAAGTTATTTATGTCTCGGACTATAATAAGGCAAAAGATGAGCGGCTGTTATCGCAAAGTCCAGAGAGCTTAACATTAAAACGAGAGCAAAAAATGCATCCTATTTTAGAACTAGCAAAAGATGTCGGAGTGAAGACGAAGACTACCATGTTGAAAGGGAATCCAAGTCAAGAAATAATAAAGTATGTGAATTCAGAAGGAATTGACCAACTTGTCATCGGGAGTCGCGGCTTAAATACTTTTCAAGAAATGATAATCGGCAGCGTCAGTCACAAAGTAATGAAGCATGTAAATTGTCCGATTACGATTGTTAAATAA
- a CDS encoding SulP family inorganic anion transporter — protein sequence MYTLKQQWFGNVRADLLAGMVVGLALIPEALAFAFIVGVDPRVALYASFTIAVIISFVGGRPGLISAATGAMALVLVSLMANHGLQYVLAATILTGIIQLILGGLGVANLMRFIPNSVMLGFVNALGIMIFITQMPYLLGSNSMTYLFAIVTLILVYAIPRFFTAIPAPLVAIVVMTCIALISGVKLQTIGDLGTMPNSLPVFFLPDIPLNFETLKIIFPYALALSIVGLLESLLTSQVLDDMTDTSSNKNKEARGQGIANFITGFFGGMAGCALIGQSIINIKSGGRGRLSTLTAGVFLLFLIIVLGDVVIKIPMPVLVGVMIMVSITTFNWGSFKFLKQAPKSESLVMLITIAIILYTHNLAIGVVSGVILSALFFVAKISRVTVTHDLDGYKVKGPLFFASTTKFIQSFDNVTENEIVINFENSQLWDESAVGAIYKVKQKLEQKGVKVQIQGLNSSSEQLYKRLT from the coding sequence ATGTATACTTTAAAACAACAGTGGTTTGGGAATGTGCGTGCCGATCTTTTAGCAGGTATGGTTGTAGGACTGGCACTCATTCCCGAAGCATTGGCTTTTGCGTTCATTGTGGGTGTAGATCCACGTGTCGCGTTATATGCTTCATTTACAATTGCGGTCATTATTTCGTTTGTAGGTGGCCGACCTGGTTTAATTTCAGCTGCGACAGGTGCGATGGCTTTAGTGCTCGTCAGCTTAATGGCGAATCATGGTCTACAATATGTACTTGCAGCCACAATTTTAACAGGAATTATTCAATTAATACTCGGGGGACTTGGTGTTGCGAATTTAATGCGCTTCATCCCAAACTCCGTCATGCTTGGATTTGTGAATGCACTAGGGATTATGATTTTCATTACACAAATGCCTTATTTACTTGGGTCAAACAGTATGACCTATCTATTTGCGATTGTTACATTAATTTTAGTGTACGCGATTCCACGATTTTTCACGGCTATTCCTGCACCTCTTGTTGCGATTGTCGTTATGACTTGTATTGCGCTCATAAGTGGTGTGAAGTTACAGACGATTGGTGATCTAGGGACGATGCCAAATTCATTGCCGGTTTTTTTTCTTCCAGATATTCCACTTAACTTTGAAACGTTAAAAATCATATTCCCTTATGCTTTGGCTTTATCGATTGTTGGTTTATTGGAATCATTACTTACTTCCCAAGTATTGGATGATATGACTGATACGTCGAGTAATAAAAATAAAGAAGCACGTGGACAAGGGATCGCCAACTTTATCACTGGTTTTTTCGGTGGGATGGCAGGTTGTGCTTTGATTGGTCAATCAATCATCAATATTAAATCAGGTGGACGAGGACGCTTATCAACATTAACCGCGGGTGTATTTCTACTGTTTTTAATTATCGTTTTAGGTGATGTAGTTATCAAAATTCCGATGCCTGTTCTTGTCGGGGTGATGATTATGGTTAGTATTACAACATTTAATTGGGGTTCGTTTAAGTTTCTGAAACAAGCGCCTAAATCGGAATCACTTGTTATGCTCATTACAATTGCGATTATCTTATATACACATAATTTAGCGATTGGTGTTGTTAGTGGTGTTATATTAAGTGCGCTATTTTTTGTTGCAAAAATTTCTCGTGTGACAGTAACGCATGATTTAGATGGATATAAGGTGAAAGGACCTTTGTTTTTTGCATCAACTACGAAATTTATTCAGTCATTCGACAATGTTACAGAAAATGAAATCGTCATTAATTTTGAAAACAGTCAGCTGTGGGATGAATCTGCAGTCGGTGCAATATATAAAGTGAAACAGAAGCTTGAGCAAAAAGGTGTGAAGGTACAGATTCAAGGGTTAAATTCTTCAAGTGAACAATTGTACAAACGATTAACATAA
- a CDS encoding recombinase family protein — protein sequence MKYGYIRPIVLDQHCAHQLNELFIDTLCKETHGLARKRTELEHLLMALKKDDELFVQNIVVLADSLQQLLDILRLAERDQIAIHFLDEQLSNQTIQKASLLQSATFFADLQSKFLSHSSTFTLQAAKQQGKSIGRPRKPDDNLQLAFSMYDSKNYTLYDIKEATGISKSTLYRYLDDRSTSVSDETE from the coding sequence ATGAAATACGGATATATCCGTCCGATTGTCTTGGATCAACATTGCGCCCACCAATTAAATGAACTTTTCATTGATACATTATGTAAAGAGACACATGGACTTGCCAGGAAAAGAACAGAGCTTGAACACTTATTAATGGCACTTAAAAAAGATGATGAACTATTCGTCCAAAATATTGTAGTATTAGCTGATTCCCTGCAGCAGCTTTTAGATATTTTACGACTAGCAGAACGAGATCAAATCGCCATTCACTTCCTCGATGAACAATTATCCAATCAAACAATACAAAAAGCTTCACTACTTCAAAGTGCTACTTTTTTCGCGGATTTACAATCTAAATTTCTAAGCCATTCTTCTACATTTACGCTACAAGCTGCTAAACAACAGGGTAAATCGATTGGTCGTCCACGAAAACCAGATGACAATTTACAGCTGGCTTTTTCAATGTATGACAGTAAAAATTATACGTTATATGACATAAAAGAAGCGACTGGAATTAGTAAGTCTACTTTATATCGCTATTTGGATGATCGTTCTACATCGGTATCCGATGAGACAGAATAA
- a CDS encoding vWA domain-containing protein, which produces MKNRSVLNTDAYDKRRFKEIFDMSLGLQKVRVEGALPMFEPLLADIWASLYKMKPEILAGDVDCVLKVNKTLMDRIMADESFVHYRSFTRLDDLLSAIGTVKFGEKTNRWLADQKEEDEDFQKQIQEIHAMQRQPQEQDWQEEPGSGSRVSEEIFNEMMTKFDEKLQQLLQNNSHSFSQALAQAMQETKQVKDGLKSLLGGYSAGSGDAELKKVPLRDQLALAEKMASDKTMKEIAEWAGRFKQIARKKQKSIHKESMGRRGVTLGNDIERLLPMEFGLYMHPISKNDFLRRFVEGQTMQYEQKGREVLEKGPIVLCLDQSGSMYKLDTQSKGFILTLMSIARRQRRDFCLILFSTLTEIHKYEKGKIKGSDMVSLARTFLGGGTNFALPLDEAMNVINESRFKQADLVFVTDGEDTLNDSFLLEFNKKKKEKDFNVLSLVLGSSIHIVEQFSDRVIQVHDFDDAGSFTAFEI; this is translated from the coding sequence ATGAAGAATCGTTCAGTCTTGAATACGGACGCATACGATAAAAGACGTTTTAAAGAAATTTTCGACATGTCTCTGGGTCTTCAAAAGGTAAGAGTTGAAGGTGCTTTGCCAATGTTCGAACCATTATTGGCTGATATTTGGGCTTCCTTATATAAGATGAAACCAGAAATTTTGGCAGGGGACGTAGACTGTGTACTTAAGGTGAATAAAACACTTATGGACAGAATCATGGCGGATGAATCCTTTGTACACTACCGAAGCTTCACCCGATTGGATGATTTATTGTCAGCTATCGGCACGGTGAAATTCGGAGAAAAGACGAATCGATGGCTGGCTGACCAAAAAGAGGAAGATGAAGACTTTCAAAAACAGATCCAGGAAATTCACGCAATGCAAAGGCAACCTCAAGAGCAGGATTGGCAAGAAGAGCCAGGGAGTGGAAGTCGGGTGTCGGAAGAGATTTTTAATGAAATGATGACTAAATTTGATGAGAAATTGCAACAGTTGCTTCAAAATAACAGTCATAGCTTTTCACAAGCATTGGCTCAAGCCATGCAAGAAACAAAACAAGTGAAAGACGGTCTAAAGTCGTTGCTTGGCGGCTATAGTGCAGGGAGTGGTGATGCGGAATTAAAAAAGGTTCCTTTACGCGACCAACTAGCATTAGCTGAAAAAATGGCTTCTGATAAAACGATGAAAGAAATAGCGGAGTGGGCGGGTAGATTCAAACAGATAGCCCGTAAAAAGCAGAAATCCATACATAAAGAGTCTATGGGAAGAAGGGGAGTTACGTTAGGCAACGATATCGAGAGGTTACTCCCGATGGAATTTGGCTTATACATGCATCCAATATCGAAGAACGATTTTCTTCGTCGCTTTGTTGAAGGCCAAACCATGCAATATGAACAGAAAGGGCGTGAGGTATTGGAGAAGGGTCCAATCGTACTTTGTCTAGATCAGTCAGGCAGTATGTACAAACTGGATACACAATCCAAAGGTTTTATATTAACCCTAATGTCCATTGCGAGAAGGCAGCGAAGGGATTTTTGCTTAATATTATTCTCTACTCTGACAGAAATTCATAAATATGAAAAAGGGAAAATTAAAGGGTCTGATATGGTTAGTTTGGCTCGAACCTTTCTAGGTGGAGGCACGAATTTTGCACTTCCGCTTGATGAAGCGATGAATGTAATCAATGAAAGTCGGTTTAAACAAGCCGATTTGGTTTTCGTTACGGATGGTGAGGACACTTTAAACGATTCGTTTCTACTAGAATTCAACAAAAAGAAAAAAGAAAAGGATTTCAATGTTCTTTCCCTAGTGCTCGGAAGCAGCATACATATAGTAGAACAGTTTTCAGACAGGGTTATTCAAGTTCATGATTTTGATGACGCAGGCAGTTTTACTGCTTTTGAAATATAA
- a CDS encoding AAA family ATPase: MTITNFKKLEEIRQALNSRFFERENEVEGILVALLSRQHMLMIGPAGTAKSALAFELAKIVQGTEYFQWLLTRFSTPEEVFGPLSLKDLEQGVYKRNTATKMPEANLVFLDEIFKANSAILNSLLTLINERLFYNNGTPVKVPLISVIGASNEYPEEGEGLEALFDRFLLRFELDYIADDTNFVSMMKGTGQNQAMPSLTMDELIQLQFLTDRVTIPDEVYEILSEIRTNLRDEGIRPSDRRFQQSLSVLQAKALINQRQVVKIDDIVILENVLWETVDQKDTVSSIIRNHSQDVVTQILYSIQNEANEVFYAILQDHSPEAGMEATQKMKALVADLKNLQSNNQSRKADIGPLLDKVTSMEHEILDSILEPWYFESQNDKRGSTSTFFNM, from the coding sequence ATGACAATTACTAATTTTAAAAAATTAGAGGAAATCAGACAGGCACTCAATTCAAGGTTTTTCGAACGAGAGAACGAAGTTGAGGGGATTCTTGTAGCTCTGCTCTCTAGACAGCATATGCTCATGATTGGGCCTGCTGGAACTGCGAAATCCGCATTGGCGTTTGAATTAGCAAAAATAGTACAAGGAACAGAATACTTCCAATGGTTGCTGACAAGGTTCAGTACACCCGAAGAAGTTTTTGGCCCGTTGTCGTTAAAAGACCTTGAACAAGGTGTGTACAAGAGGAATACAGCAACTAAAATGCCAGAAGCTAATCTAGTTTTCCTTGACGAAATATTCAAAGCAAACTCGGCAATCTTGAATAGTTTACTGACGCTTATCAACGAAAGACTCTTCTATAATAACGGAACGCCAGTAAAGGTTCCTTTAATATCAGTTATTGGTGCTTCGAACGAATATCCTGAAGAAGGAGAAGGGCTTGAAGCTCTTTTCGACAGGTTTTTACTTCGGTTCGAGCTAGACTATATTGCGGATGATACGAATTTTGTTTCTATGATGAAGGGGACCGGTCAAAATCAGGCCATGCCTTCCTTGACGATGGATGAATTGATTCAACTCCAGTTTTTGACGGACAGGGTTACAATACCGGATGAAGTGTATGAAATTCTTTCGGAAATTCGTACTAATTTGCGTGACGAGGGAATTCGGCCTTCTGACAGGCGGTTTCAACAGTCGCTTTCAGTCCTTCAAGCGAAGGCGTTGATAAACCAAAGGCAAGTTGTGAAGATAGATGATATTGTCATCCTGGAAAATGTACTCTGGGAAACGGTGGATCAAAAAGATACCGTGTCTTCCATTATTCGCAACCATTCACAAGATGTTGTTACTCAGATCCTCTACTCCATACAAAATGAAGCAAATGAAGTATTCTACGCCATACTGCAGGATCATTCGCCAGAAGCAGGAATGGAAGCAACTCAAAAAATGAAAGCTTTAGTGGCTGATTTGAAGAATCTCCAAAGTAACAATCAAAGTAGGAAGGCTGATATTGGCCCATTACTTGATAAAGTGACCTCGATGGAACATGAAATCCTGGATAGTATTTTAGAACCGTGGTATTTTGAATCCCAAAATGACAAGAGGGGCTCCACCAGCACCTTTTTTAATATGTGA
- a CDS encoding O-methyltransferase, whose translation MKKINGYIDSVFTKQDTLLEEVIASIEGNGMPAISVSPSSGKLLTMLTAISGAKNVLEIGALGGYSGICLAKGFGSEGKLTSLELEERYAKLAASNLDKAGFGDQVSYRTGPALKSLEGLVDKGQRFDFFFIDADKENYENYLDYCIRLAEAGALIVTDNVLAGGSVVDPEAKPKRYTELMKTFNETVANHPQLESLLIPIGDGMTISRVKR comes from the coding sequence ATGAAAAAAATTAACGGATATATCGATTCAGTATTTACGAAGCAAGATACTCTGTTGGAGGAAGTGATTGCATCGATTGAAGGAAACGGTATGCCTGCCATATCGGTTTCACCTTCTTCTGGCAAGCTACTTACGATGCTGACAGCCATTTCAGGGGCAAAAAATGTGCTGGAAATCGGGGCGCTTGGCGGCTATAGTGGAATTTGTCTTGCCAAAGGGTTTGGTAGTGAAGGGAAATTAACTTCCCTTGAATTAGAGGAGAGATATGCTAAGTTAGCAGCTAGCAATTTAGACAAGGCTGGCTTTGGTGATCAAGTATCTTATAGGACGGGGCCAGCTTTGAAAAGCCTTGAAGGATTAGTTGACAAGGGGCAGCGATTTGATTTTTTCTTTATCGATGCAGATAAAGAAAACTATGAAAATTACTTAGACTATTGCATTCGACTTGCGGAGGCGGGTGCGTTAATCGTGACGGATAACGTACTGGCTGGCGGTAGTGTAGTGGATCCGGAGGCGAAACCAAAACGTTATACAGAATTAATGAAAACATTCAATGAAACGGTAGCAAATCATCCCCAATTGGAATCGCTTCTTATTCCAATCGGGGATGGGATGACGATTTCACGAGTGAAGAGATAA
- a CDS encoding MarR family winged helix-turn-helix transcriptional regulator: MNSQLCFAVYETAGEFNKLYTSVLQPFGLTYPQYLVLLALWEKDEVSMKELGTRLDLGTGTLTPMITRMQENGWVRKERSQEDERKVYIYLEEKAHRDQGPITKRVAEEIQLCNISLSEYDELMMRLNELHQKMKERSNSSGA; the protein is encoded by the coding sequence TTGAACAGCCAGCTTTGTTTCGCTGTATACGAAACGGCTGGAGAGTTTAATAAGCTGTATACAAGTGTATTGCAGCCGTTTGGTTTGACGTATCCGCAATACTTGGTGCTTTTAGCGTTATGGGAAAAAGATGAAGTATCGATGAAAGAACTTGGTACACGACTCGACCTCGGAACCGGAACGCTGACGCCGATGATTACACGTATGCAGGAAAACGGCTGGGTACGAAAAGAACGCTCACAAGAAGATGAACGAAAAGTGTATATTTATTTAGAAGAAAAAGCGCACCGCGATCAGGGGCCAATCACGAAACGAGTCGCAGAAGAAATCCAACTCTGTAACATCAGCTTGTCTGAATATGATGAGCTGATGATGCGGCTGAATGAGCTGCATCAAAAAATGAAAGAACGGTCAAATTCCTCTGGTGCGTAA
- a CDS encoding glutathione peroxidase — MVSVYDFEVKKTNGEITSLKEYEGKPLIIVNTASKCGLTPQYGGLQSLYEKYKDEGLTVLGFPCDQFNNQEFDDINETTEFCQVNYGVTFPIFAKIDVNGDDADPFFTHLTTEKKGLFSKKIKWNFTKFLVNQQGEVVKRYSPQTEPGKIEEDLNKILS, encoded by the coding sequence ATGGTATCAGTTTATGATTTTGAAGTAAAAAAAACAAATGGGGAAATCACGTCACTGAAAGAATATGAAGGCAAGCCTCTAATTATTGTAAATACAGCTAGTAAATGTGGATTAACCCCTCAGTATGGCGGATTGCAGTCGCTTTATGAAAAGTACAAAGATGAAGGGCTGACGGTTTTGGGATTTCCTTGCGACCAGTTTAATAATCAAGAGTTTGACGATATTAATGAAACAACAGAATTCTGCCAAGTGAATTATGGTGTCACGTTCCCCATTTTTGCGAAAATTGACGTGAACGGTGACGATGCGGATCCATTTTTCACACACTTAACGACAGAGAAAAAAGGGTTGTTTTCGAAAAAAATCAAGTGGAACTTTACGAAGTTTTTAGTGAATCAACAAGGAGAGGTTGTAAAGCGATATTCGCCGCAAACTGAACCTGGAAAAATCGAAGAAGATTTGAACAAGATTTTATCATGA
- a CDS encoding organic hydroperoxide resistance protein: MKALYETTIINTGGRDGYVYSPDNIFNLDVAKPAALGGDVTTATNPEQLFAAGYSACFNSALELQLEKGKVDFLSSEVIATVSLYPDKEDKGVKLGVKLKVTIEGVDHSVAEEYVNKAHHYCPYSKALNGNVDVEIVIN, translated from the coding sequence ATGAAAGCACTTTATGAAACGACGATTATTAACACAGGCGGACGTGATGGGTATGTCTATTCACCGGACAATATTTTCAATTTGGATGTTGCAAAACCAGCAGCACTAGGGGGCGATGTCACAACTGCAACGAATCCGGAGCAGCTATTTGCTGCAGGTTACAGCGCATGCTTTAACAGTGCGCTTGAGTTACAGTTGGAGAAGGGGAAAGTTGACTTTTTAAGCAGTGAAGTAATAGCGACTGTTTCTCTTTACCCAGATAAAGAAGATAAAGGTGTTAAACTTGGCGTCAAGCTCAAAGTAACAATTGAGGGCGTTGACCATTCCGTCGCGGAAGAATATGTGAATAAAGCGCACCACTACTGTCCGTACTCTAAAGCACTCAATGGTAACGTTGATGTTGAAATAGTGATTAACTAA